A window of the Brassica napus cultivar Da-Ae chromosome C5, Da-Ae, whole genome shotgun sequence genome harbors these coding sequences:
- the LOC106397083 gene encoding formin-like protein 4, whose protein sequence is MLKQPWPPLRLLPHLTLPFLSLILLLPYHSFSQSDSPQNIETFFPNETLTAPPPSPVPLPQQNPQSQSQSPPSSSSDREKITRAILITAASTLLVAAVFFLFVHIYTVRRRRRRDRVNVADTLPPAPPLAEAALAREGFTRFGGNVKGLILDENGLDVLYWRKSQSQRDNKSGSFRKEIVHGDDDEEKNVIYSKNKKKAEMPLLRGRSSTSHSVVHNHPPPVKSESFEFAKPDPPPPPPVKQTAPAPPPPPSRSNGPSPPPPPPSKKTAALSKPPPAPRGSSSGEGSSSENGQVKLKPLHWDKVNPDPDHSMVWDKIDRGSFSFDADLMEALFGYVAVGKKSPDHEKPSSTTPSQIFILDPRKSQNTAIVLKSLGMTRYELVESLMEGNDFHPDTLERLARIAPTQEEQSAILQFDGDTTKLADAESFLFHLLKAVPSAFTRLNALLFRANYYPEIANHKSSLKTLDSACTELRSRGLFVKLLEAILKSGNRMNAGTARGDAQAFNLTALLKLSDVKSVDGRTTLLNFVVEEVVRSEGKRCLINVRRSLSRTSSSSISEVISKEEQEKEYLRLGLPVVGGLSSEFSNVKKAASIDYDTVSATCLALTSRAKEARRVLSQCGGDNRFVEKMVEFLDAAEEEVKVAREEEKKVMELVKRTTEYYQAGGPAKGKNPLHLFVIVRDFLAMVDKVCVEIARNLQRRVTGSPQQQRNAVKFPVLPPNFMSHRSRSDSGGSDSDM, encoded by the exons ATGTTGAAGCAGCCATGGCCACCGCTTCGTCTCCTTCCTCATCTAACCCTGCCTTTCCTCTCCTTGATCCTCCTTCTCCCTTATCATTCCTTTTCTCAATCAGATTCTCCACAAAACATCGAAACCTTCTTCCCAAACGAAACCCTCACCGCTCCGCCTCCCTCTCCGGTTCCTCTGCCGCAGCAAAACCCACAATCACAATCACaatcaccaccatcatcatcatcagacaGAGAAAAGATCACGAGGGCTATACTAATAACGGCGGCAAGCACCTTACTCGTAGCGGCCGTGTTCTTCCTCTTCGTACATATTTACACCGTGAGGCGGCGCCGACGGAGAGACAGAGTCAACGTCGCGGACACCCTCCCGCCGGCTCCTCCGCTTGCGGAGGCCGCGTTAGCTCGCGAGGGGTTCACGAGATTCGGAGGAAACGTCAAAGGTTTGATCTTGGATGAGAACGGTCTCGATGTGTTGTATTGGAGAAAGTCTCAGAGTCAGAGAGACAACAAAAGCGGAAGTTTTCGGAAAGAGATCGTTCACGGAGACGACGACGAAGAGAAGAATGTGATTTATtcgaagaacaagaagaaggcGGAGATGCCTCTTCTCAGAGGAAGATCCTCCACTTCTCACAGTGTAGTCCACAATCATCCTCCTCCGGTAAAGTCAGAGTCTTTCGAGTTTGCTAAACCGGatccaccacctcctcctccggtTAAACAGACCGCACCagcacctcctcctcctccctctAGGTCTAACGGTCCTTCTCCGCCACCACCTCCGCCGTCCAAGAAGACGGCAGCTCTGTCAAAACCACCGCCGGCTCCTAGAGGATCATCTTCAGGGGAAGGCTCAAGCTCCGAAAATGGCCAGGTCAAGCTGAAGCCTCTTCATTGGGATAAAGTCAACCCTGACCCTGATCATTCCATGGTCTGGGACAAAATCGACCGTGGCTCGTTCAG CTTCGATGCTGATCTAATGGAGGCTCTCTTCGGCTACGTAGCCGTGGGAAAGAAGTCACCGGATCACGAGAAGCCAAGCTCAACCACTCCTTCACAGATCTTCATCCTCGACCCTAGAAAATCTCAAAACACAGCCATAGTGCTCAAGTCCTTAGGTATGACACGTTACGAGCTAGTCGAATCTTTAATGGAAGGAAACGATTTCCATCCCGACACACTCGAGAGGCTCGCGAGGATAGCTCCAACGCAAGAAGAGCAATCAGCGATCCTCCAGTTCGACGGCGACACGACAAAGCTCGCTGACGCTGAGTCCTTCCTGTTCCATCTCCTCAAAGCGGTTCCCAGCGCGTTCACTAGGCTCAACGCGCTGCTCTTCAGAGCTAACTACTATCCAGAGATCGCTAACCATAAAAGCTCTCTCAAGACGTTGGACTCTGCTTGTACGGAGCTTAGGTCGCGTGGCTTGTTCGTCAAGCTTCTCGAAGCGATACTTAAATCCGGAAACAGGATGAATGCTGGAACAGCTAGAGGAGACGCTCAAGCTTTTAATCTCACAGCGCTGTTGAAACTCTCCGACGTGAAGAGCGTCGATGGGAGAACGACGCTGCTTAACTTCGTGGTGGAAGAGGTAGTTAGGTCAGAAGGGAAGCGGTGTTTGATCAACGTCAGAAGAAGCTTAAGCAGAACCAGTAGCAGTTCCATCTCAGAGGTTATATCAAAGGAGGAGCAAGAGAAGGAGTATCTTCGACTCGGTTTGCCTGTTGTCGGAGGGTTAAGCTCTGAGTTCTCAAACGTCAAGAAAGCTGCATCTATAGACTACGACACGGTCTCCGCGACTTGCTTGGCTCTCACGTCAAGAGCTAAAGAAGCGAGACGAGTGTTGTCACAATGCGGAGGAGACAACAGGTTTGTGGAGAAGATGGTTGAGTTTCTCGACGCGGCTGAGGAAGAGGTGAAGGTGGCgagggaagaagagaagaaagtgaTGGAGCTTGTGAAGAGGACAACGGAGTACTACCAAGCGGGAGGGCCTGCGAAGGGGAAGAATCCACTTCATTTGTTTGTTATCGTTAGAGATTTTCTTGCTATGGTTGATAAAGTATGCGTAGAGATCGCGAGGAACTTGCAGAGGAGAGTAACGGGAAGTCCTCAGCAGCAGAGGAACGCTGTTAAGTTTCCTGTTTTGCCTCCGAACTTCATGTCGCATAGGTCGAGAAGTGATTCTGGTGGATCAGATTCTGATATGTGA